The following proteins are co-located in the Polymorphospora rubra genome:
- a CDS encoding carboxylate-amine ligase, producing MAAMSGGVAEQIRPAAAHAEQLLTVGVEEEFLLVDAATGVAAPAVDAVVANVPPELRGQVQLEFQTSQIEIGSPPGLCLDALRHSLGLLRTGVSDAAEQAGVRLLAVGTGPVDGPVPPLVDNPRFHRMIERYGMLAPGPGLNGMHVHVGVPDPETGVQVLDHLRPWLPVLHAATANSPFYAGRDTGYASWRSMLWNRWPSVGPMPWLESHEHYERLIRELIESGLILDEGMLYWYSRLSARYPTVEIRIGDVCSSLDDTILIAALVRGLVGAALDDIAAGRPAHRIDQHLLEAAHWRAAHDGLEGLAVDLLDGGGLRPAWELLLRLVDRVGPQLRRHGDLDTVTPLLERLRHRGSGAARQRAVHDRTGELGSVVDHLATATRS from the coding sequence GTGGCGGCGATGTCCGGTGGGGTGGCCGAACAGATTCGACCCGCGGCGGCACACGCGGAACAGTTACTGACCGTAGGCGTGGAGGAGGAGTTCCTCCTCGTCGACGCCGCGACCGGGGTCGCCGCGCCGGCGGTCGACGCGGTCGTGGCGAACGTACCGCCCGAACTGCGCGGTCAGGTGCAGCTCGAGTTCCAGACCAGTCAGATCGAGATCGGCAGCCCGCCCGGGCTGTGCCTCGACGCGCTGCGGCACTCGCTCGGCCTGCTGCGTACCGGCGTCTCCGACGCCGCCGAACAGGCCGGCGTACGGCTGCTCGCGGTCGGCACCGGCCCGGTGGACGGCCCGGTGCCGCCGCTGGTGGACAACCCGCGGTTCCACCGGATGATCGAGCGGTACGGCATGCTGGCGCCCGGACCGGGCCTGAACGGGATGCACGTCCACGTCGGTGTCCCCGACCCGGAGACCGGCGTCCAGGTGCTCGACCACCTGCGGCCGTGGCTGCCGGTCCTGCACGCGGCGACCGCCAACTCGCCGTTCTACGCCGGCCGCGACACCGGGTACGCGAGCTGGCGCTCGATGCTCTGGAACCGTTGGCCGTCGGTCGGGCCGATGCCGTGGCTGGAGTCGCACGAGCACTACGAGCGGCTGATCCGGGAACTGATCGAATCCGGGCTGATCCTCGACGAGGGGATGCTCTACTGGTACTCGCGGCTGTCTGCGCGCTACCCGACCGTCGAGATCCGTATCGGCGACGTGTGTTCCAGCCTCGACGACACGATCCTGATCGCCGCCCTGGTCCGCGGTCTGGTCGGCGCCGCCCTCGACGACATTGCCGCCGGCCGGCCGGCGCACCGGATCGACCAGCACCTGCTGGAGGCGGCGCACTGGCGGGCGGCCCACGACGGGCTGGAGGGGCTGGCGGTCGACCTGCTCGACGGCGGCGGTCTGCGGCCGGCGTGGGAGCTCCTGCTCCGGCTCGTCGACCGGGTCGGCCCGCAACTGCGTCGGCACGGCGACCTCGACACGGTCACCCCGCTGCTGGAGAGGTTGCGCCACCGGGGGTCCGGGGCGGCCCGCCAGCGGGCGGTGCACGACCGTACGGGTGAGCTGGGCAGCGTGGTCGACCATCTGGCGACGGCGACGAGGAGTTGA
- a CDS encoding 4a-hydroxytetrahydrobiopterin dehydratase, giving the protein MAKVLDTDALRGELAGLDGDWTGDSTAIIRTAELPGFPEAIAVVDRVAVVAEELDHHPDIDIRWRTLTFRCATHSEGGVTERDIELARRIDEIIGAAT; this is encoded by the coding sequence ATGGCAAAGGTGCTGGACACGGACGCGTTGCGCGGCGAGCTGGCGGGGCTCGACGGTGATTGGACCGGCGACTCCACGGCGATCATCCGCACGGCGGAGCTGCCCGGTTTCCCCGAGGCGATCGCCGTGGTCGACCGGGTCGCCGTGGTCGCCGAGGAACTCGACCACCATCCCGACATCGACATCCGGTGGCGCACGCTGACCTTCCGGTGTGCCACCCATTCCGAGGGCGGCGTCACGGAACGTGACATCGAGCTGGCCCGTCGGATCGACGAGATCATCGGAGCGGCGACATGA
- a CDS encoding FHA domain-containing protein, producing the protein MRFEISKVLDAIEGRLTTDPKLARAVLDLAEVVRYVDFDGGRPATLLRLGMVVDALGRQLAEENVPVYVVVHRALLSDADLTSNERMVVRRWADDGVVEVLPNPGERVLEVADLLGLPVLSRSRFENALGRYPWLAEQPGRLLAPVPAAGGPALVAQVGGGHEPTSAALSPVGAQLLGRLWRCPDPECSSFGSMRVGRPGGQPPPTLRTGSPTCPRHDERLTDAGPRPRAELLSVRIDGMVRRRFVVAADQPVVVGRAPEGGGIILGQWLTDEARRWISRSHVRFELQGSELVAHDVSTNGTGVRPGGSTDDEQRETLKRQARPLGPTDVVELYAGVQIGRSRLWQTGGVANPTSVMAEAPTMAIRIADR; encoded by the coding sequence ATGAGGTTCGAGATCAGCAAGGTCCTCGACGCGATCGAGGGCCGCCTGACCACCGACCCGAAGCTGGCCCGTGCCGTGCTCGACCTGGCCGAGGTGGTGCGCTACGTCGACTTCGACGGCGGGCGCCCGGCCACCCTGCTGCGGCTCGGCATGGTGGTCGACGCGCTCGGCCGGCAACTCGCCGAGGAGAACGTCCCGGTCTACGTCGTCGTACACCGGGCCCTGCTGTCGGACGCCGACCTGACCTCCAACGAGCGGATGGTGGTCCGCCGCTGGGCCGACGACGGCGTGGTCGAGGTGCTGCCGAACCCCGGCGAGCGGGTGCTGGAGGTCGCCGACCTGCTCGGCCTGCCGGTGCTGAGCCGCTCCCGGTTCGAGAACGCCCTGGGACGCTATCCGTGGCTGGCCGAACAGCCCGGCCGGCTGCTCGCGCCGGTCCCCGCCGCCGGCGGCCCGGCGCTGGTCGCCCAGGTCGGCGGCGGGCACGAGCCGACCTCGGCCGCACTGTCACCGGTCGGTGCGCAACTGCTCGGGCGGCTGTGGCGCTGTCCCGACCCCGAATGCTCCAGCTTCGGCTCGATGCGGGTCGGCCGGCCCGGCGGGCAGCCGCCGCCGACGCTGCGTACCGGCTCGCCGACCTGTCCCCGGCACGACGAACGGCTCACCGACGCCGGCCCCCGGCCCCGGGCGGAGCTGCTGTCGGTACGTATCGACGGCATGGTCCGCCGGCGCTTCGTGGTCGCCGCCGACCAGCCGGTCGTGGTGGGCCGGGCTCCGGAGGGCGGCGGGATCATCCTCGGCCAGTGGCTCACCGACGAGGCCCGGCGCTGGATCAGTCGCAGCCACGTCCGCTTCGAGTTGCAGGGCAGCGAGCTGGTCGCGCACGACGTCAGCACCAACGGGACGGGCGTACGGCCGGGTGGCTCGACCGACGACGAGCAGCGGGAGACGCTCAAGCGGCAGGCCCGCCCGCTCGGCCCGACGGACGTGGTCGAGCTGTACGCGGGCGTGCAGATCGGCCGCTCCCGGCTCTGGCAGACCGGCGGGGTGGCCAACCCGACGTCGGTGATGGCCGAGGCGCCGACGATGGCGATCCGGATCGCCGACCGCTGA
- the rocD gene encoding ornithine--oxo-acid transaminase, with amino-acid sequence MIVERTRTQAAVGDAERWTAHNYHPLPVVVAQAEGAWVTDVDGRRYLDCLAGYSALNFGHRHPTLIAAAHAQLDRLTLTSRAFIHDQFATFCRELAELCGKDLVLPMNTGAEAVETAIKVARKWGYQVKGVPDGQATIIVADGNFHGRTTTIVSFSTDPDARDDFGPYTPGFKIVPYGDLAALADAVDDTTVAVLIEPIQGEQGVVVPPPGYLPGVRDLCTQRDMLFIADEIQSGLGRTGETFACDHEGVRPDMYVLGKALGGGIVPVSTVAADRSVLGVLRPGQHGSTFGGNPLACAVATEVVRLLRTGEFQRRSAELGVRLHAGLRSLVGEGLVAVRGRGLWAGVDIDPALMTGRQACERLAERGVLAKDTHGSTIRLAPPLVIEAAEIDHAIAQLAAVLR; translated from the coding sequence GTGATCGTCGAACGGACGCGTACCCAGGCCGCGGTCGGCGACGCCGAGCGCTGGACCGCGCACAACTACCACCCGCTGCCGGTCGTCGTCGCGCAGGCGGAGGGCGCCTGGGTCACCGACGTCGACGGGCGGCGTTACCTGGACTGCCTGGCCGGCTACTCGGCGCTCAACTTCGGCCACCGGCACCCGACCCTGATCGCCGCCGCGCACGCCCAGCTCGACCGGCTCACGCTGACCAGCCGGGCGTTCATCCACGACCAGTTCGCGACCTTCTGCCGCGAGCTGGCCGAGCTGTGCGGCAAGGACCTGGTGCTGCCGATGAACACCGGCGCCGAGGCGGTCGAGACCGCGATCAAGGTCGCCCGCAAGTGGGGCTACCAGGTCAAGGGCGTACCGGACGGACAGGCGACGATCATCGTGGCGGACGGCAACTTCCACGGCCGTACCACCACGATCGTCAGCTTCTCCACGGACCCGGACGCCCGCGACGACTTCGGGCCGTACACCCCGGGGTTCAAGATCGTCCCGTACGGCGACCTCGCCGCGCTCGCCGACGCCGTCGACGACACCACGGTCGCCGTACTCATCGAACCGATCCAGGGCGAGCAGGGCGTGGTCGTCCCGCCGCCCGGCTACCTGCCCGGCGTACGGGACCTGTGCACGCAGCGCGACATGCTCTTCATCGCCGACGAGATCCAGTCCGGTCTGGGCCGGACCGGTGAGACGTTCGCCTGCGACCACGAAGGGGTCCGGCCGGACATGTACGTGCTCGGCAAGGCGCTCGGCGGCGGCATCGTGCCGGTCTCCACGGTCGCCGCCGACCGAAGCGTGCTCGGCGTGCTGCGCCCCGGCCAGCACGGCTCGACGTTCGGTGGGAACCCGCTGGCCTGCGCGGTCGCCACCGAGGTCGTACGGCTGCTGCGCACCGGCGAGTTCCAGCGCCGCTCGGCCGAACTCGGCGTACGGCTGCACGCCGGCCTGCGCTCGCTGGTCGGCGAGGGACTCGTCGCCGTACGCGGCCGTGGGCTGTGGGCCGGCGTCGACATCGACCCGGCCCTGATGACCGGCCGGCAGGCGTGCGAACGACTGGCCGAACGGGGCGTACTCGCCAAGGACACCCACGGCTCGACGATCCGGCTCGCCCCGCCGCTGGTCATCGAGGCGGCCGAGATCGACCACGCGATCGCCCAGCTCGCCGCCGTACTGCGCTGA
- a CDS encoding SCO7613 C-terminal domain-containing membrane protein has protein sequence MAAVLVALTVAGTPWPVVPAVALATGLAYLLTAALGPLRTGAVLVAVPVGVALAGAGLAGALPTEGTTIAALGLLVGGAATVGLAGRDQATRIAGWLVAVVAGLTLAAAVALAADLPLRLVALAVLGGAAVALATGTVLRARRPAESLTVEAVAHAGALVALLLSLGEIRYVAAVFTLWGIAVGVRALWAGPVPDAVFLHRRGVLVWTAFGSELVAWWLLLVADRVAVLEAYSLPAAVLALTAGWLAARSGLGSWFAYGPGLAAGLLPSLASVLVGDGQPMRRLLLGTGAVLVVLAGGAARRQAPVVLGGATVVLLALRELAAVWDLLPRWIFLAIGGLALIALAMTYERRRRDVARLRDAVGRMT, from the coding sequence GTGGCCGCCGTCCTGGTCGCGCTGACGGTCGCCGGCACGCCGTGGCCCGTCGTACCGGCGGTGGCCCTCGCCACCGGGCTGGCGTACCTGCTCACCGCGGCCCTCGGGCCGCTGCGGACCGGGGCGGTGCTGGTCGCCGTACCGGTCGGGGTTGCCCTGGCGGGGGCCGGCCTGGCCGGGGCGCTGCCGACCGAGGGCACGACGATCGCCGCCCTCGGGCTGCTCGTCGGCGGCGCCGCCACGGTCGGCCTCGCCGGCCGCGACCAGGCGACCCGGATCGCCGGCTGGCTGGTGGCGGTGGTGGCCGGCCTGACGTTGGCGGCGGCCGTCGCGCTCGCGGCGGACCTGCCGCTGCGGCTGGTCGCGCTGGCGGTCCTCGGCGGCGCGGCCGTGGCGCTGGCCACCGGTACGGTGCTGCGGGCCCGCCGGCCCGCCGAGTCGTTGACCGTCGAGGCGGTCGCCCACGCGGGGGCGCTGGTCGCGCTGCTGCTCAGCCTCGGCGAGATCCGGTACGTCGCCGCGGTGTTCACGCTGTGGGGCATCGCGGTCGGGGTCCGGGCGCTGTGGGCCGGGCCGGTGCCGGACGCGGTGTTCCTGCACCGGCGCGGGGTGCTGGTCTGGACGGCGTTCGGCAGCGAACTCGTCGCCTGGTGGCTGCTGCTGGTCGCCGACCGGGTCGCGGTCCTGGAGGCCTACAGCCTGCCGGCGGCGGTGCTCGCCCTGACCGCGGGCTGGCTGGCCGCCCGGTCCGGGCTGGGCAGTTGGTTCGCGTACGGTCCGGGGCTGGCCGCCGGCCTGCTGCCCAGCCTGGCATCGGTGCTGGTCGGTGACGGTCAGCCGATGCGTCGGCTGCTGCTGGGCACCGGTGCGGTGCTGGTCGTCCTCGCCGGTGGTGCGGCCCGCCGGCAGGCGCCGGTGGTGCTCGGCGGGGCGACCGTCGTCCTGCTGGCCCTGCGCGAGCTGGCCGCCGTCTGGGACCTGCTGCCCCGGTGGATCTTCCTCGCGATCGGTGGTCTCGCGTTGATCGCCCTGGCCATGACCTACGAGCGTCGGCGGCGCGACGTGGCCCGGCTGCGGGACGCCGTCGGCCGGATGACCTGA
- a CDS encoding FAD-dependent oxidoreductase, which translates to MTRLVVVGADAAGMSAASQARRGLGPDELEIVAFERGHFTSYSACGIPYWIGGLVESRDDLVARAPEVFRDEYRIDVRLRHEVTAIDLDRREVVARDLEGGGEVREHFDQLVYAAGAVPVDPPWAETSAAGVFGVQTLDDGSALRAWLDGAPRPRRAVVVGGGYIGVEMAEALIRRGLSVTLVERGPQPMSTVDPDMAVLVRDALVGLGIDVRTGVSVTGLTARDGRVASVVTDAGDLPADVVVLGLGVRPNTALARRAGLPVGPTGGIRVDLRMRVMGVDGVWAAGDCVQTVHRLTGQAVHLPLGTHANKQGRVAGINIGGGYATFPGVIGTAVTKVCELEVARTGLRERDATAAGYEFVTVKVESTNRAGYFPGADPMTVKLLAERRSGLLLGAQIVGRSEAAKRIDPLAVALWNQMTVEEMTGLDLGYAPPYAPVWDPVLIAARKAVEALSRG; encoded by the coding sequence TTGACGCGGCTGGTTGTCGTCGGTGCCGACGCGGCGGGCATGTCGGCGGCGTCCCAGGCCCGCCGCGGTCTGGGCCCCGACGAGTTGGAGATCGTGGCCTTCGAACGCGGCCACTTCACGTCGTACTCGGCGTGCGGGATCCCGTACTGGATCGGGGGTCTGGTCGAGAGCCGCGACGACCTGGTCGCGCGGGCCCCGGAGGTGTTCCGCGACGAGTACCGGATCGACGTACGGCTGCGGCACGAGGTGACCGCCATCGACCTGGACCGCCGGGAGGTGGTGGCCCGTGACCTCGAGGGCGGGGGCGAGGTCCGCGAACACTTCGACCAGCTCGTGTACGCCGCCGGCGCGGTTCCGGTCGACCCGCCGTGGGCGGAGACGTCCGCGGCCGGGGTGTTCGGGGTGCAGACCCTCGACGACGGCTCGGCGTTGCGGGCCTGGCTGGACGGCGCCCCGCGGCCGCGGCGGGCGGTCGTGGTCGGTGGCGGCTACATCGGCGTGGAGATGGCCGAGGCGCTGATCCGGCGCGGGCTGTCGGTGACGCTGGTCGAGCGGGGTCCGCAGCCGATGTCCACCGTCGATCCCGACATGGCGGTCCTGGTCCGCGACGCGCTGGTCGGGCTCGGGATCGACGTACGGACCGGGGTTTCCGTCACCGGGCTCACCGCGCGGGACGGTCGGGTGGCCTCGGTGGTCACCGACGCCGGCGACCTGCCCGCCGACGTGGTCGTGCTCGGCCTGGGCGTACGCCCCAACACCGCGCTCGCGCGGCGGGCCGGCCTGCCCGTCGGGCCGACCGGCGGCATCCGGGTCGACCTGCGGATGCGGGTGATGGGGGTGGACGGCGTGTGGGCGGCCGGCGACTGCGTGCAGACCGTGCACCGGCTCACCGGGCAGGCGGTGCACCTGCCGCTCGGCACCCACGCCAACAAGCAGGGTCGGGTCGCCGGCATCAACATCGGCGGCGGGTACGCGACCTTTCCCGGTGTCATCGGCACCGCCGTGACCAAGGTGTGCGAGCTGGAGGTGGCGCGCACCGGGTTGCGGGAACGGGACGCGACGGCGGCCGGCTACGAGTTCGTCACCGTGAAGGTCGAGTCGACGAACCGGGCCGGCTACTTCCCCGGCGCCGACCCGATGACCGTCAAACTGCTCGCCGAGCGGCGCAGCGGGCTGCTGCTCGGCGCGCAGATCGTCGGCCGGTCCGAGGCGGCGAAGCGGATCGACCCGCTGGCCGTCGCGCTGTGGAACCAGATGACGGTGGAGGAGATGACCGGGCTCGACCTCGGCTACGCGCCGCCGTACGCCCCGGTGTGGGACCCGGTGCTGATCGCCGCCCGCAAGGCGGTGGAGGCGCTGTCCCGCGGCTGA
- a CDS encoding fatty acid desaturase family protein: MTVGAVAERRLQRGSDFARLSRRINEAGLMRRRPGWYAAKIALTVGLFLGGWTAFFLVGDSWLQLLVAVFLAFATTQVAFLGHDAGHRQMFRKRRISEVAGLTAGNLAVGLSYGWWIDKHNRHHANPNHEEHDPDVEAGVLVWSTEQAAQTSGFGRWIVERQAYLFFPLLTLEGLALHVASVKALLGSTPIRHRRTELLLLAVHTVGYFAAVFAVLSPLKAIAFIVIHQGLFGVYMGCSFAPNHKGMLMPTDSDDLDFLRKQVLTSRNVRGGVFVDFALGGLNYQIEHHLFPSMPRSNLRRAQPIVAAYCAENGIPYEETGLIDSYRQALAHLHEAGALLRAERR; encoded by the coding sequence ATGACTGTCGGCGCTGTTGCGGAACGCAGGCTGCAACGGGGGAGTGACTTCGCGCGGCTTTCCCGCCGGATCAACGAGGCGGGGCTGATGCGGCGCCGACCGGGCTGGTACGCCGCCAAGATCGCGCTGACGGTGGGACTGTTCCTCGGCGGCTGGACCGCCTTCTTCCTCGTCGGCGACTCGTGGCTGCAACTGCTCGTCGCGGTGTTCCTCGCCTTCGCCACCACCCAGGTGGCGTTCCTCGGCCACGACGCCGGGCACCGGCAGATGTTCCGTAAGCGCCGGATCAGCGAGGTCGCGGGGCTGACCGCCGGCAACCTCGCGGTCGGGCTCAGCTACGGCTGGTGGATCGACAAGCACAACCGGCACCACGCCAACCCCAACCACGAGGAGCACGACCCGGACGTCGAGGCCGGCGTGCTGGTGTGGAGCACCGAGCAGGCGGCACAGACCAGCGGGTTCGGCCGCTGGATCGTCGAGCGGCAGGCGTACCTCTTCTTCCCGCTGCTCACCCTCGAAGGGCTGGCCCTGCACGTGGCCAGCGTGAAGGCGCTGCTGGGCAGCACCCCGATCCGGCACCGCCGGACCGAGCTGCTGCTGCTGGCCGTGCACACGGTCGGCTATTTCGCCGCGGTCTTCGCCGTGTTGTCGCCGCTCAAGGCGATCGCGTTCATCGTCATCCACCAGGGCCTGTTCGGGGTCTACATGGGTTGCTCGTTCGCCCCGAACCACAAGGGCATGCTGATGCCGACCGACTCCGACGACCTCGACTTCCTGCGCAAGCAGGTGTTGACCTCCCGCAACGTCCGCGGTGGCGTCTTCGTCGACTTCGCGCTCGGCGGGCTCAACTACCAGATCGAGCACCACCTCTTCCCGAGCATGCCGAGGTCCAACCTGCGCCGGGCGCAGCCGATCGTCGCCGCCTACTGCGCGGAGAACGGGATCCCGTACGAGGAGACCGGCCTGATCGACTCGTACCGGCAGGCGCTGGCGCACCTGCACGAGGCCGGCGCGCTCCTGCGGGCCGAGCGCCGCTGA
- a CDS encoding Fpg/Nei family DNA glycosylase: MPEGHTIHRLARRHHELLAGDKVTVASPQGRFETGAALLSGTVLRDTEAYGKHLLHHYENDLVLHVHLGLYGKFTDGAGEPPPPVGEVRMRVASDAYWLDLRGPTACEVLDPPRAQTLRDRLGADPLRDDTDPDPAYARIRRGSTGLATLLLDQSVVAGTGLIFVTEVLFRAGLAPTTPGHRLTRPAWEAIWSDLRELMGTAVGTGVIDTVRPAHLPEAMGRPPRVDRHGGEVYVYRRAGLPCHVCGTEIRRGTLGGRNSYWCPTCQPVG; encoded by the coding sequence GTGCCTGAAGGACACACCATCCACCGCCTCGCGCGCCGCCACCACGAACTCCTCGCCGGTGACAAGGTCACCGTCGCCAGCCCGCAGGGACGGTTCGAGACCGGCGCCGCACTGCTGTCCGGCACGGTGCTGCGCGACACCGAGGCGTACGGCAAGCACCTGCTGCACCACTACGAGAACGACCTGGTGCTGCACGTACACCTCGGGCTGTACGGCAAGTTCACCGACGGCGCGGGCGAGCCGCCACCGCCGGTCGGCGAGGTACGGATGCGGGTCGCCTCCGACGCGTACTGGCTCGACCTGCGGGGCCCGACCGCCTGCGAGGTGCTCGACCCGCCGCGGGCCCAGACGTTGCGGGACCGGCTCGGCGCCGACCCGCTACGCGACGACACCGACCCGGATCCGGCGTACGCCCGCATCCGGCGCGGCTCCACCGGGCTCGCCACCCTGCTGCTGGACCAGTCGGTCGTGGCCGGCACCGGTCTGATCTTCGTGACCGAGGTGCTGTTCCGGGCCGGCCTGGCGCCGACCACACCCGGGCACCGGCTGACCCGGCCGGCGTGGGAGGCGATCTGGTCCGACCTGCGCGAACTGATGGGTACGGCGGTCGGGACGGGCGTCATCGACACCGTCCGTCCCGCGCATTTGCCCGAGGCGATGGGGCGCCCGCCCCGGGTCGACCGCCACGGCGGCGAGGTGTACGTCTACCGCCGGGCCGGCCTGCCCTGCCACGTCTGCGGCACCGAGATCCGGCGCGGCACGCTCGGTGGGCGCAACTCGTACTGGTGCCCGACCTGCCAGCCGGTGGGCTGA
- the ddaH gene encoding dimethylargininase, with translation MSLDATSRRYLMCRPTYFAVEYKINPWMDPTAPTDADLAIAQWTALRQVYLDLGHTVEEIPSVPGLPDMVFAANGATVVDGQVLAVQFRDPQRADEAPAYASWLERAGFEVHEAKHVNEGEGDLLLAGDLLLAGTGFRTTHAAHARAQELFGRPTVTLQLVDPRYYHLDTALCVLDEHTVAYLPEAFSPGSQAVLRRLFPDAVLATPQDAAVFGLNSVSDGRNVVLPVQATGLATALRERGYHTIGVDMSELRKAGGGPKCCTLELREANR, from the coding sequence ATGTCGTTGGACGCCACCAGCCGGCGCTATCTGATGTGCCGGCCGACGTACTTCGCCGTGGAATACAAGATCAATCCGTGGATGGACCCGACCGCGCCGACCGACGCGGATCTGGCGATCGCGCAGTGGACCGCGCTGCGGCAGGTCTATCTGGACCTCGGCCACACCGTCGAGGAGATCCCGTCCGTGCCGGGCCTGCCCGACATGGTCTTCGCGGCCAACGGCGCGACCGTCGTCGACGGGCAGGTCCTCGCCGTGCAGTTCCGCGACCCGCAGCGCGCCGACGAGGCACCCGCGTACGCCTCCTGGCTGGAGCGCGCCGGCTTCGAGGTGCACGAGGCGAAGCACGTCAACGAGGGCGAGGGCGACCTGCTGCTCGCCGGTGATCTCCTGCTCGCCGGCACCGGATTCCGCACCACGCACGCCGCGCACGCCCGGGCCCAGGAACTCTTCGGACGGCCGACGGTCACCCTGCAGCTGGTCGACCCGCGCTACTACCACCTCGACACCGCGCTCTGCGTGCTCGACGAGCACACCGTGGCCTACCTGCCCGAGGCGTTCTCGCCGGGCAGCCAGGCGGTGCTGCGCCGGCTGTTCCCGGACGCGGTCCTCGCCACGCCGCAGGACGCCGCCGTGTTCGGGCTGAACTCCGTCAGCGACGGCCGCAACGTGGTCCTGCCGGTGCAGGCGACCGGGCTGGCCACGGCGCTGCGCGAGCGGGGCTACCACACCATCGGCGTCGACATGTCCGAGTTGCGCAAGGCCGGCGGCGGCCCGAAGTGCTGCACCCTGGAACTGCGAGAGGCGAACCGGTGA